The nucleotide window GTCGCGGGGTAGCGCGTGCAGGGCGGCCATGGCCTCCTCGCGCTCGGCCTGGCTCAGATGGGGGTTGACGCTGGCGCGCTTGAGCTCGGCGCGGCGCTCGGCGTAGCGGGCCACCACCTGGCTGCGGCGGGCCTGTGCGGCGATCTTCGACTTCTTGGCCATCAGCGCGACTCCTTGAACTCCACGTGCCGGCGCACCACCGGGTCGTACTTGCGCACCACCAGGCGGTCGGGGGTGTTGCGGCGGTTCTTGCGGGTGACGTAGGTGTAGCCGGTGCCCGCGGTGGAGACCAGCTTGATGATGGGGCGCAGGTCCTTGGCGGTCTTGCTCACAGCCTCTCCCCCCGGGCCAGCATCTCGGCGACGACGACGTCGATGCCCCGCTTGTCGATGATGCGCATCCCCTTGGTCGAGACCGTCAGGCGCACGGTGCGCCCCAGGGAGGGCACCCAGTAGCGCTTGTGCTGGAGGTTGGGGTTCCAGCGGCGCGAGGTGCGGCGGTGGGAGTGGGACACGGACTTGCCGAAGACCGGCGCGGCCCCTGTGACTTGGCAGTAGGTGGTCATGCCATGCATTATTGAGAATGATTGTCACTCCCGTCAAATGGATCGAGGATGCCGTGCCCGACACCGCCCACTCCCTGGCCCTCATCAGCGCCGTCGACCCCGCCCTGCTGGGCCTCATCGACCTGGCGCTCAGCGGCGAGGACGCCGTCGTCATCCGCGCGAGCCTCCTGCCCCAGGAGGGCCCCGAGGGCATCGTGCGCCTGGTGAGCACCGGCGGCCTGGACCAGGAGCCGGTGTCACTGGACCTGCCCATGCCCACCCACTGCCACACCTGCTCGCTGCGCGAGGTGCTCGTGGCCGTGGCGCAGGACCGCGCCATCCAGGACCCCGGCGGCACCACCGTCGTCCTCCTGCCGCCGGCCATCGAGCTGGTCCACCTCGTGCCCCGCCTGGCCCAGGAGCTGGAGGAGGTCGGGCGGGCCGAGGGCCTGGACCTGCGACTGGCCGGCGTCGCCCACGCCCTGGAGGCCTCCACCGCCCAGGACGAGCTGCTCGAGCACCACCTACTCTCCGAGCGCGGCCTGGAGGCCCATCCCGAGGACGCCCGCTGCACCGGGGAGGTCCACATGGTCAACCTCGGCTACGCCGACCTCATCCTGTCCCTGGGGCAGGACGAGGCGGGGGCCGGGGCCGACCTCATCGAGCACCTGCGTCCCCACAGCACCCTCCTCCTGCCCGGCATGGACGCCCCGCTGCTGGAGTGCCTGCTGGCCATCACCCACGACGCCGGGGCCGCCATCGGCCGCGTCCACCCCGCCACCACCCAGGCCTGGGGCGGACCCGACGAGCACGGGGTGTGGACCCTCGACCTGTTCGCCACCCTGCCCTTCCACCCCGGACGGCTGCGTGAGCTCGTCGCCGACCTGGCCGGACACGGGCTGTGCGCCCGCGGCTGCTTCTGGCTGCCCAGCAGGCCCGGCCGCGTCTGCGCCTGGGAGGTCGCCGGGGGCGCCCTCAGCGTGGGGGATGCCGGGAGCTGGGCCGAGGTCCCCGATCTCCCCGGGGCCGGCGGGGCGCAGGCGGGAGCGCTGGCCGGCGTCGGCCTCGATGGCGGTGCCGCCTCCGGTGCTGCTCCCGCCCCGGGCAGGCCCGCCCCAGTGCCAGGCGGAGCCCCCGACGGGGCCGCCCCGGGCGAGCCGCGCTGCCACCTGGTGGTCACCGGGGTGGGGGACCCCCAGGTGCGCGAGCAGGTGCGCCGGGCCTTCGACAGGGTGCTGCTGCGCAGCGAGGAGATGTCCCACGCCCTGGCCTGGATCGGTGTCGACGACGGCCTGGGCGACTGGTTCGGGGGCGAGGACTGAGGCGGGCTGAGCCCGTCCTGAGCGCCGGCGGCGCGCGGCGCCCCTGCGACGCGCCGCTGGTCGGTGCGCCGGCGCTCAGCGCACTGCCCGCCGCGCCCGCTGCGGCGGCGTTTGGCGGAACGGGCGTCACTTGGCGGAATGGACGTACCTTGTAGGTGTCGTCCATTCCGCCAAGTGACGCCTCTGCCGCCAAGTGACGTCCAATCGCCCCCTGACCGCCGGCCCTGGCCCACCGCGCCCTGCCTGCTGACGACCTCCCGAGGACGGGCGGGGAGACGTCGGAGCCGGCCGGTAGGTTGGCGCCATGAGCGAGCAGGAGAGCCGGCACCACCCAGGCCTGAGCGGGCAGGGGCCGATCCAGCGCATCGTCCCCGCGCTGTGGTTCGACGGCTGCGCCCCGCAGGCCGTGGAGTTCTACACCGACGCCTTCGCGCGGGCCCTGGCCCACGATGCGCAGGCGCTCGCGGGAACCGGCATCGTGGCCACCTCCCACTACCCCGAGCAGGGCCTGGCCGAGGGGCAGGCGCGCATGGCGGGCAAGGTCCTGGAGATCCGCTTCCGCCTGGCCGGCCTTGAGCTCAGCGCCATCAACGCCGGCCCCCAGCACCGGCCCAACCCCGCCATCTCCCTCATGGTCCATCTCGATCCTCAGGCGCATCCCGACGCCGAGGCGCACCTGGACGCCCTGTGGGAGGCCCTGGCGGCTGAGGGCCGCATCCTCATGCCCGTGGGCCGCTACCCCTTCTCCGAGCGCTTCGGCTGGGTGGAGGACCGCTACGGCGTGAGCTGGCAGCTGCTGCTGGGCCCCGCCGGGCGGGCGGTCACCGCCAGCGAGCTCGGCCGGGCCGAGGAGGCAGCGCCGTCGGACCGCGAGCGCCGGCCGGACCCGGGTGCCCGCGGCGTGGAGATCGTCCCGGCCCTCATGTTCCCCCACGGCCAGGGCCAGGCCGAGAAGGCCGCCACCCAGTACGTCGACCTCTTCGCGCGAGCCTTCGGGGCCTCGGGGAGCGCCGGGGAGCAGGGGGGCGCCTCGCAGGCGGAGGGCCCGGGGGCGCCGGTGCGATCGGGTGCTGACCAGATGTCCTTCTACCCGCCCCAGGCGGGCCAGGGGGATCGCGCCCTCATGCAGGGCTATGTGCGCCTGGCCGGTCAGCGCCTGACCCTCATGGACTCCGGTGTCCCCCACGACTTCACCTTCGGCATGGGTGTGTCGCTGACGGTCCAGTGCGCCACCCAGGAGCAGGTCGACCTGCTGTGGGAGGGGCTCTCCGCGGTGCCCGAGGCCGAGGCCTGCGGCTGGCTCAAGGATCGCTTCGGCATCTCCTGGACGATCACCCCGGAGCGCATGACCGAGCTCATCGGACGCCCCGGGGCCTGGCAGACCATGACCACCATGAAGAAGCCCACCCTGGCCGACTTCCGCTGAGCCGCGCTGTGCCGTCGCCGCGCCGCGCTGCCTGGGGCCGGCCGCGCCGTCGTCGCGTCCCGACGGCGCCCGGGCCCCGCCGTCGGGACGCCTCCAGTGGGTCTCCTGCCGACCTGGCGCGGCCCCGCACAGCGCGGCCCCGCGCGGCGCGGTAGGGTAGGCGCGTCGCGACTGGCGCGGGGTGGATCACCACCGGGGAGCGGCACGAATCACCAGACTCCGGGGTCGCTCGCCTGGGCCGCGGGTCGCCTCTTCTCGCGCACCCGCCCGGCCGTGCGCCCCACCACGGAGGAAGAACATGACTGCCGATGCCACGACCCCGTCCCTCAACCAGCCGCTGGCCGAGCTCGACCCCCAGATCGCCGCGGTCCTCACCGGCGAGCTGGAGCGCCAGCGCGGAACCCTGGAGATGATCGCCTCGGAGAACTTCGTGCCGCGGGCGGTGCTGGAGTGCCAGGGCTCGGTCCTGACCAACAAGTACGCCGAGGGCTACCCCGGGCGCCGCTACTACGGGGGCTGCGAGGTCGTCGACGTCGCCGAGTCCCTGGCCATCGAGCGCGCCAAGGAGGTCTTCGACGCCCAGTGGGCCAATGTCCAGCCGCACTCGGGCGCCCAGGCCAATGCCGCCGTCCTGCACGCCCTGGCCACCCCCGGCGATACCATCCTGGGCCTGTCCCTGGCCCACGGCGGCCACCTGACCCACGGCATGAAGATCAACTTCTCGGGCAAGAACTACCGGGCCACCGCCTACGGCGTGGACGAGACCAGCTACCGCGTGGAGATGGACCAGGTGCGCCAGGCCGCCCTGCGCGAGCGCCCCACCGTCATCATCGCCGGCTGGTCGGCCTACCCCCGGCATATGGACTTCGCGGCCTTCCGCTCCATCGCCGATGAGGTCGGCGCCGCCCTGTGGGTGGACATGGCGCACTTCGCCGGGCTCGTGGCCGCGGGTCTGCACCCCAGCCCCGTGCCGCACGCCGACGTCGTGTCCACCACCGTCCACAAGACCCTCGGCGGCCCGCGCTCGGGCATGCTGCTGTCCAACCGCCCCGAGCAGTGGGGCAGGAAGCTCGACTCCGCGGTCTTCCCCGGGCAGCAGGGCGGCCCCCTCATGCATGTCATCGCCGCCAAGGCCGTGGCCATGAGGATCGCCGGCACCCAGGAGTTCGCCGAGCGCCAGGCACGCACCATCGAGGGCGCCAGGATCATCGCCGAGCGCCTCCTGGCCGACGACGTGCGTGCCGCCGGCGTCAAGCTCGTCACCGGCGGCACGGATGTCCACCTGGTCCTGGTGGACCTGGTGGACTCCGTCCTGGACGGCCAGCAGGCCGAGGACCTCCTGCACACCGCGGGCATCACCGTCAACCGCAACGCCGTCCCCTTCGACCCGCGCCCCCCGCGGGTGACCTCCGGCTTGCGCATCGGCACCCCCGCCCTGGCCACCCGGGGCTTCGGCGCCGCGGAGTTCACCGAGGTCGCCGACATCATCGCCACCGCCCTCATCCGCGGGGCCGCGGGCACCGCCGACGAGGAGCTGCTGGCCGGCCTGCGCGGGCGGGTGGACACGCTGACCCGGGCCTTCCCCCTCTACCCGGGGCTGGAGCAGTGAGGGCCCCCTGGGGCGGCGCCGCCCGGGTCCTGGATGGCACGGCGGCCGCCGCGGCCATCAAGGCCGAGCTGGCCCAGCGCGTGGCCGCCCTGCGCGAGCGCGGCATCGTGCCGGGCCTGGGCACCGTCCTGGTGGGAGAGGACCCCGGGTCGGTGCGCTACGTGGCGGGCAAGCACGCCGACTGCGCCGAGGTGGGCATCACCTCCCTGCGCGAGGACCTGCCGGCCACCGCCACCCAGGAGGAGGTGGAGGCGGCCATCGACCGCCTCAACGCGGATCCGGCCTGCACCGGCTACATCGTCCAGCTTCCCCTGCCGGCGGGGATCGATGCCAACGCCGTCCTGGAGCGCATCGACCCCGACAAGGACGCCGATGGCCTGCACCCCACCAATCTGGGGCGGCTGGTCCTGCGCGGCTCGGGACCGATCACCTCCCCGCTGCCCTGCACCCCGCGCGGCTGCATCGAGCTGCTCACCCGCCACGGCATCGATCTGCGGGGCAAGGACGTGTGCGTGGTGGGCCGCGGGGTGACCGTGGGCCGCTCCATCGGCCTGCTGCTGGGGCGCAAGGAGGTCAACGCCACTGTCGACATCTGCCACACGGGCACGCAGGACCTCGCCGAGCACGTGCGCCGCGCCGACGTCGTCATCTCGGCGGCGGGCAGTCCCGCCATCATCCGGCCCGAGATGGTGGCCCCCGGCGCCGTGGTGCTGGATGTGGGCGTCTCGCGCGTCGTTGACCCCGCTACCGGCAAGGGACGGATCGCCGGGGACGTGGCCGACGGCGTGGACGAGGTGGCCTCCTGGCTCTCGCCCAACCCCGGGGGAGTGGGGCCCATGACCCGGGCCCTGCTGCTGGCCAACGTCGTCGAGACCGCCGAGCGCTCCGCCACCCCCTAACTTTCGACAATTTGCATGAGATCGGCGTTTTCCGGGCCTGGAAAAGTACGATCTCATGCAAATTGTCGAAAGGTTGGGGTTAGTAGGAGATGTCGAAGCGGCGGGCGCGCAGGCTCCCGGCCCGCCGCTCGGTCAGCCTCACCCCGGTCACCGAGGCCCAGTCCGGGCCGTGGTAGAGCCAGGCCACCAGACGGGCGACATCATCGGCCGGCCCCTGGGCGAGGACCTCGACATCCCCATCGGGCAGATTGCGGACCTCGCCCACCAGCCCCAGGCCCTGGGCCTCCTGGGCGCAGTGGAAGCGGAAGCCCACGCCCTGGACCCGGCCGGAGACCAGGGCGTGGATCGTGCGGGTGCGGGAATCGGTGTCAGCCATGGGCCCATGGTGGCCCACCCCTTAGGCTGGCGTCATGCGAATCGCCACCGTCAACGTCAACGGCATCCGCGCCGCGGCCCGCAAGGGCATGGGCCAGTGGATGACCGACTCCGCCCCCGACATCCTCCTGCTCCAGGAGGTGCGCGCCGATGAGCAGATCGCCGCCGGCCTCCTGGAGGGCTACACGGCCGCCACCTGGCCCTGCCGCATCAAGGGCCGCGCCGGGGTCAGCATCGCCGTGCGCGAGGGCGGCCCGGCCACTATCGGCGAGCTGCGCTACGGCGTGGCCCCCGAGGCCGACCAGGAGCCCGACGTCGACTCGGGCCGCTGGCTGGAGGCCGACCTGGCCCTGGCCGACGGCTCCGTTCTGACCGTCATCTCCGCCTACCTGCACTCCGGGCAGCTGGGCACCGAGAAGATGGATCAGAAGTACGCCCACCTCGACCTGGTCGATGCGCGCATGGCCGCCCTGCTCCAGGCCGCGCAGCAGGGCGGTCCCCAGGTGCTCATGGCCGGCGACCTCAACGTCGTGCGCTCCGAGCGCGACATCAAGAACTGGAAGCCCAACCACAACAGGATCGCGGGCGTCATGGATGAGGAGATCGCCCACCTGGAGTCCTGGTTCTCCTCGGGCTGGGTGGATGTCTCGCGCGCCCTGGTGGGTCCGGAGGCCCAGGGGCCCTACACCTGGTGGTCCCAGCGCGGCAAGGCCTTCGACAATGACGCCGGATGGCGCATCGACTACCAGGTCGCCACCCCGGCCCTGGCCGAGCGGGCCACGGGCCTGAGCATCGACCGCGCCCCCGACTACGCCTCGCGCTGGTCCGACCACGCCCCGCTGGTCATCGAGTACGACGGCGTGTACGACGGCGTCTGAGCCTCCCGCATCCTCCCGCCGTCCCCGGTACCGCTCGACGGCGGCCGGGGGCGGATCGGCGGCGGAGGGACGGCGCAAGGACGGCGGTGGGGCCGGCCGCTATCGCGCAGCCGGCCCCACCGTCGTTGGGCAGTGCCATCCGGCAGCGCCAGGAGGCGCAGCGGGCCGCAGGGGACCGGGGACTCCCTCCGCGCCCTTGGCGGGCCCTCAGTAGCGGATCGCGTCGATGGGGCGGATGCGCACCGCCACGATCGCCGGGATGATCCCCGCCAGCGCGCCGACGCCCGTGGCCGAGAGCAGCCCGATGAGGGCCGCGGTCATGGGGAAGGGCGGGCGCACATGCGGCTCGATGCCCAGGATGGGGGCCAGGGGTACCACCTGTATCCCCACCACGGCGATCGCGATCCCCACGATGCCCGCCAGGACCGTGGCCACCACGGACTCCAGCATGATGGAGAAGAAGATCCGCTGACTGGTGGCCCCGAAGGAGCGCCGCACCCCGATCTCATTGATGCGCTGGCGCACCGTCACCAGGGAGATGTTGACCAGGCTCAGCGCCCCCAGGATCATGACGAACAGGCCGGAGATCGTCACCACGCGGGTGAAGGTGCTGGAGGAGTCCACGCCCCCCTGCCCCTCCAGGTTGGATCGGACCTGGGCGGAGCCGGCGCCGAACTGCGCATTGAAGTCGTTGCGCACCAGGGCGCGCATCTCGGCATCCCCGCTCTTGCCGACCCACAGTTCCAGGGTGGGGGAGGGGCGGGTGAAGTCCTTGGGCAGCAGCGGCTCCAGGGAGTCGCGCAGGACGAAGGCCGTCAGCGGCTCGGGGACGGGATTGCCGGTGGCGTCGTACTGCTGGGGCTCGGCAGGCAGGACGCCCACGATGGTGAAGGTCGCCCGGGTCGGCAGGTAGGACTCGACCGTTACCGGCCCGTCCATCCTCTCGATGCCCAGGCGCTGGAGCACGCTGGGGCTGACCACCAGGGAGGGGGACAGGTCGTCGGCGTCGTCCTGGTTCAGCCAGCGGCCCTGATCGGCGTAGGAGCGGTGGATCTGCTCGTACTGACCGCTGACGGCGGTGGTGTCCACCTTGGCGGGACCGTCGGGGAAGGCCAGGCGCAGGGGGATCTGGTAGGTCGTGGCGGCGTAGGTAACCTGGTAGCGGTCCACGAAGGTGTCCATGGCGGCGCTGATCTTCTCGGTCTGCCGGTTGGCGGTCACGGGATCACCGCCGGCGGCGCCGCCCGGTCCCGCCTGGAGCGCCGATCCCCGGCCGCCATCGGCGCCGCCCGAGCCGCCGGTGCCGTCAGCACCGCCGGCATCGGCCGGTGCGCCGATCTCCTCGTCGGCCTTGGTGGGGGAGACCGTCAGGCTCACCGTCCCCGGCTCCCCGGAGAAGCGCGCGAGGTACTCCTGGATGGTGTAGACGCTGATCTCCCCGAAGGCGATGACGAAGGTCATGGAGGCCACCGCAGCGGCCACCCCCACCAGGGACAGCAGCACGCGCAGTTTGCCCACCCGCACCTGCCCCCAGGCCTCGACCAGGGCGCCGATGATCTCACTCATGCCAGTTCTCCTTGGTGGGCGGGGATGGGGGCGGTGGGGTGCTGGTCGGGGACGGTCTCCTGGAACTCCTCCAGGGAGCCGACCCGGTGGGAGGAGACCTCGATGCGGGTGAGCACACCGTGGTCGAGCCGGTACTGGGTGCGGGCGCGGGCGGCCACGGCCAGGTCGTGGGTGATCATGACCAGGGCCGCACCGGTCTGCTCGCACTGGGACTCCAGCAGGCCCATGACGGCGTTGCCGGTGTCCACGTCCAGGGCGCCGGTGGGCTCATCGGCCAGGATGATGCGGGGCCTGCGGGCCAGGGCCCGGGCGATGGCCACCCGCTGCTGCTCGCCACCGGAGAGGCGATCGATACGACCACCGATCTTGGGCCCCAGGTCCACGGCCCGCAGCAGCTCCTCGGCCCGGGCGGTGCGCCCCCAGAAGGCGGTCCCGCGGGCGTACAGGAGGGGGGCGGCGACGTTCTCCGTGGTCGAGAGCCCGGGGATGAGGTTGAAGGACTGGAAGACGAAGCCGAAGGCCTGACCCCGCAGGCGCGCCCGGCGCGCCTCGCCCATGCGGGTGGTGTCCCGTCCCTCCAGCAGGTAGGTACCGGAGGTCGGCTTGTCCAGCAGGCCCAGGATGTTGAGCAGGGTCGACTTGCCGGTTCCCGAGCGGCCCACGATGGCGATGTGGTCGCCGGGCTCGATCCGCAGATCGACTCCCTTGAGGATCTCCAGCCGCTCGCCGTCGGGCATCTCGAAGGTGCGCGTGACGCCGCTGATGTCCACCAGGGCGGTCATGAGGTGATCTCCTCACCCTTCTCGTCGTAGCACACCGAGCCGTCGGGCTCGCAGCTGTTGGGCTCGCCCTTGCGCTTGACGTCCTTGCCGGGGACGAACTGGAGGATGGTGTCCCCCTCGGACAGGCCCTCGGTGACCTGGATGCTGCTGCCGTCGTTGATGCCCAGGCTCACCTCGGTCTTGGTGGCCGAGGCGGGGTCGGCGGGGTCGGACAGGAGCCATACGACGCCGGTGGAGTAGTTGCCCTCCACGGCCGAGACCGGGACGAGCAGGGCGTCGGTGGCCGAGCCGGCGTCGATGTTGATAGTGGCCTTCAGGCCGGGGAAGACCTGCTGGTCGGAGGGCACGGAGCAGCGCACCTCGACCTTGTTGCCGTCCTCGGGGGTGGCGGCGGGCTCCCCGCCACCGGCCGCGGGGTTGGCCGAGGTGGTGGTGTCAGTGTTCCTGGTGCCCACCTTGAGGTCGGTGCAGGAGAAGGGCGCGGGCCCGGAGTCCACCGAGACGCTGGCCTCGGAGGGCGGGCTGGTCAGGCGGTACTGCTGGGAGGCGGTGACGGTGCCCTTGGCGGAGTAGGTGCCGGGGGCGACGGTGGCCACGACCGTGCCCACGGGGGTCTCCTGATCGCGGATGACCTTGTACTTCACCGTGCCCGAGGCGGGGGCGTAGACATCCACCCAGGTGGTCTTGGGCTCGGGCTGGGTGGTGCGCTGGTTGCCCTCCTCGTCGACGGAGGTCGTGGGCTCCTGGGTCTCGACCTTCTTCAGGGTCATGATCGGCTCGCCCGCGGACACGGTGGCGCCGTCCTCGTAGATGAGGCGCGCCACGCTGCCCGCCAGGGTCGACTTGGCCTCCACGGGGGCGTCCTCGACGATCTGGCCCTCGACGCTCACGGCGTTGGAGATATCGCCCTTGGCGACCGTGACCGTGGGGGCGGCAACGGTGAAGCCGGGCTGGAGGGTCTGCTCCGATGAGGCGTCCTTGGAGGGGAAGAAGGCGATCTTCGTCAGGGCCACGGCGATGACGACGGCGATCAGCGCCTTGAGGGTGGGCACGATGTAGCGTTTCACGATGGGTCTTCTCTCATGTGAATGAGGGATCGGGAGAAATCGCCCTCATCGTATGCGCTGCTGTGCGCCCGCCGATTCATGCTGGAGGATGAGCCGCATCCGGCGGCTGGGTCATCCCAGTGGATGAGGCATGTGGTCCTGTGGTGCCGAGGGCCGGGGGGACCGTGCCGTCGGAGGTGGAGAACCACCGGGGGCGGCGCCGCCCCCGGGATGGGAGCGGCGGGCGGCGCCGGCGGTCAGGCCAGGCGCCCGGCGGGGGCGCCGGGCAGGGCGTTGAGGAAGGCCGGGGGGCGGAAGCCGGCGGTGGCGTAGGCCCGGGCGACGGCGCGGGCCACCTCTGGGACGGCCTCGGCGTCCACCAGGGCGATGGCCGACCCGCCGAAGCCGCCCCCCGTCATGCGCGCCCCATGGGCCCCCGCGGCCCGGGCCGCCTCCACCGCGGTGTCCAGCTCGGGGCCGGTGCACTCGTAGTCCACGCGCAGGGACTCGTGCGAGGCGTCCATGAGGGCGCCGACGGCGGCCAGCGCCTCACCGCTGAGGGCATCGGCCTGCTGCAGGAGGGCCACCAGCTCCCTGGTGCGGGCGATCTCGGTGACGACGTGGCGCACCCGGCGCACCAGGACCTCCGCGCGCTCGGGGTCCGGGCCGCCGTCCCTCCCAGCGCTGCGCCGCAGGCGCTCCAGGGTCTCATCGAGGTCCTGGGGGGCGATGTCGGCCAGCAGGTCGACCCCCAGGATGCGGGCCGCCTCCTCGCAGGCCTCGCGCCGCGCCCCGTACTGGCCGTCGGTCAGGGAGTGCTCGGCCCTGGTGTCGATGACCAGCAGGGCCAGCCCCTGGGCGGCCAGGTCGAAGGGCACATGCTCCACCGAGCCGTCGCGGCAGTCGAGCTCCAGGGCGTGGCCCTCGCGGCAGCGCAGGGAGGCGGACTGGTCCATGCCCCCGGTGGGGGCCCCGGCCATCTCGTTCTCGGTGCGCACGCACACCCCGACCAGGCGGGCGCGGCCGGCGTCGTCGGGCTCCTGGACGGGCCCGGCCAGCCCCAGGCCGGCCACCTCGTCGATGGCGACTGCGGCCGCGCACTCCAGGGCCGCGGAGGAGGACAGGCCCCCGCCCAGGGGGACGCAGGAGACCAGCGCGGCGTCGAAGCCCGGCAGACCGGTGAAGCCCTCGCGCTCCAGGGACCAGGCGACCCCCGCGATGTAGGAGGCCCACTGGGTGACCTCGCCGGGGGTGCCCTTGGGGCCGATCGCGTCGAGGTCGAGGACCTCGACGGCCTCGGCGTCCCGGGAGGAGACCAGGCGGATGGTCCGGTCCGGGCGACGGCGCAGGGCCAGGTAGGCCCGGTGGGGCAGGGCGATGGGCAGGGCCAGGCCCCCGTTGTAGTCGGTGTGCTCGCCGATGATGTTGACGCGCCCCGGGGCGTACCACACGCCGTCGGGCTCGGCGTCGAAGGCCTGGCGGAACAGCTCGGCGGCGGCGCCGGCCGCCTCCCGGGGCTCCAGGGCGGGGGAGAAGGCGGGCGGTGCGGGGGAGTGCGACGGTGCGCTCATGGGCTCTCCTGAGGTGGTGTGGCGTGTGGGTGGTGTCGGTCGGTAGCTGTCAGGCGTGGGGGCGGGTGGGCAGGGCGGTCGCGGCCGGGCGGCTCAGGCGGCGATCCGCAGGGCGGCTCCCGACTCGTCGAGGGCGGCGGTGGTCTCGGCGTCGGGCTCGGACTCGGTGACCAGGACGCCGATGTCCCGGGTGGCGCAGAAGGAGCGCAGGCCCAGCACCCCCCACTTGGAGGCGTCGATGGTGGCCACCACGGTGCGCCCGGCGGCGACGAGCGCCTGGTTGGTGGAGGCCTCCATGAGGTTGGGGGTCATGAGCCCGTCCTCGGGGGTGAAGCCGTGCGCCCCCAGGAAGACCCACTCCACGCGCAGGGTGCGCAGGGAGTCGACCGCCACCAGTCCCACCAGGGCGTTGGAGGGCGTGCGCTCCCCACCGGTGAGGATGATCGAGGGGGCCTCGCTCCCCTCGGCGCGGGAGGCGTCGGCGGCGTCGAAGAGCAGCTGGGCCGCGGGTAGGGAGTTGGTGATGACGGTCAGGGTGGGGAAGTGGTCGAGCTCGGTGAGGGCCCGGGCCAGGGCAAGGGTGGTCGTGCCCCCCGAGAGGGCCAGGGAGTCCCCGGGGCGCACGAGCGCCGCGGCCTCGACGCCGATGCGCCGCTTGGCGTCGGGGTGGAGGGTGGACTTGGCCTGGAAGCGGGGCTCCAGGGAGGTGGCGCCGGCGGCCACGGCCCCGCCGTG belongs to Actinomyces capricornis and includes:
- a CDS encoding DeoR/GlpR family DNA-binding transcription regulator; translated protein: MLARQRQEHILERVAATGGVRVADIVEELGISEMTVRRDITELVSQGRVERVHGGAVAAGATSLEPRFQAKSTLHPDAKRRIGVEAAALVRPGDSLALSGGTTTLALARALTELDHFPTLTVITNSLPAAQLLFDAADASRAEGSEAPSIILTGGERTPSNALVGLVAVDSLRTLRVEWVFLGAHGFTPEDGLMTPNLMEASTNQALVAAGRTVVATIDASKWGVLGLRSFCATRDIGVLVTESEPDAETTAALDESGAALRIAA
- a CDS encoding efflux RND transporter periplasmic adaptor subunit — protein: MKRYIVPTLKALIAVVIAVALTKIAFFPSKDASSEQTLQPGFTVAAPTVTVAKGDISNAVSVEGQIVEDAPVEAKSTLAGSVARLIYEDGATVSAGEPIMTLKKVETQEPTTSVDEEGNQRTTQPEPKTTWVDVYAPASGTVKYKVIRDQETPVGTVVATVAPGTYSAKGTVTASQQYRLTSPPSEASVSVDSGPAPFSCTDLKVGTRNTDTTTSANPAAGGGEPAATPEDGNKVEVRCSVPSDQQVFPGLKATINIDAGSATDALLVPVSAVEGNYSTGVVWLLSDPADPASATKTEVSLGINDGSSIQVTEGLSEGDTILQFVPGKDVKRKGEPNSCEPDGSVCYDEKGEEITS
- a CDS encoding ABC transporter ATP-binding protein, yielding MTALVDISGVTRTFEMPDGERLEILKGVDLRIEPGDHIAIVGRSGTGKSTLLNILGLLDKPTSGTYLLEGRDTTRMGEARRARLRGQAFGFVFQSFNLIPGLSTTENVAAPLLYARGTAFWGRTARAEELLRAVDLGPKIGGRIDRLSGGEQQRVAIARALARRPRIILADEPTGALDVDTGNAVMGLLESQCEQTGAALVMITHDLAVAARARTQYRLDHGVLTRIEVSSHRVGSLEEFQETVPDQHPTAPIPAHQGELA
- the galK gene encoding galactokinase, which encodes MSAPSHSPAPPAFSPALEPREAAGAAAELFRQAFDAEPDGVWYAPGRVNIIGEHTDYNGGLALPIALPHRAYLALRRRPDRTIRLVSSRDAEAVEVLDLDAIGPKGTPGEVTQWASYIAGVAWSLEREGFTGLPGFDAALVSCVPLGGGLSSSAALECAAAVAIDEVAGLGLAGPVQEPDDAGRARLVGVCVRTENEMAGAPTGGMDQSASLRCREGHALELDCRDGSVEHVPFDLAAQGLALLVIDTRAEHSLTDGQYGARREACEEAARILGVDLLADIAPQDLDETLERLRRSAGRDGGPDPERAEVLVRRVRHVVTEIARTRELVALLQQADALSGEALAAVGALMDASHESLRVDYECTGPELDTAVEAARAAGAHGARMTGGGFGGSAIALVDAEAVPEVARAVARAYATAGFRPPAFLNALPGAPAGRLA